In Flavobacterium okayamense, a single window of DNA contains:
- a CDS encoding acyl-CoA dehydrogenase family protein — MKPDLFQAPDYYQLDDLLSDEHKMVRDAARAWVKKEVSPIIEEYAQRAEFPKQIVKGLGEIGGFGPYIPVEYGGAGLDQISYGLIMQEIERGDSGVRSTSSVQSSLVMYPIWKYGNEEQRMKYLPKLATGEFIGCFGLTEPDHGSNPGGMVTNFKDMGDHYLLNGAKMWISNAPFADIAVVWAKNEEGRIHGLIVERGMEGFSTPETHNKWSLRASATGELIFDNVKVPKENLLPGKSGLGAPLGCLDSARYGIAWGAIGAAMDCYDTALRYSKERIQFDKPIGATQLQQKKLAEMITEITKAQLLTWRLGVLRNEGRATSAQISMAKRNNVDMAIHIAREARQMLGGMGITGEYSIMRHMMNLESVITYEGTHDIHLLITGMDVTGFPAFK, encoded by the coding sequence ATGAAACCAGATTTATTTCAAGCTCCAGATTATTATCAATTAGACGATTTATTATCAGACGAACATAAAATGGTACGTGATGCTGCACGTGCTTGGGTAAAAAAAGAAGTATCTCCAATTATTGAAGAATATGCTCAAAGAGCAGAATTTCCAAAACAAATCGTAAAAGGTTTAGGAGAAATTGGTGGTTTTGGCCCGTATATTCCAGTAGAATATGGCGGTGCTGGATTAGACCAAATTTCATACGGCTTAATTATGCAAGAAATTGAAAGAGGAGATTCAGGCGTACGTTCAACTTCTTCTGTTCAATCATCATTGGTGATGTATCCAATTTGGAAATACGGAAACGAAGAACAAAGAATGAAATATTTACCTAAATTAGCCACTGGAGAATTCATTGGTTGTTTTGGTTTAACTGAGCCAGATCATGGGTCAAACCCTGGTGGAATGGTGACAAATTTTAAAGATATGGGAGATCATTATCTTTTAAATGGTGCCAAAATGTGGATTTCGAATGCTCCTTTTGCTGATATTGCAGTTGTTTGGGCTAAGAACGAAGAAGGAAGAATTCACGGTTTAATCGTTGAAAGAGGAATGGAAGGTTTCTCAACTCCTGAAACACACAACAAATGGTCGTTAAGAGCATCTGCAACTGGTGAGTTAATTTTTGATAACGTAAAAGTTCCAAAAGAAAATTTATTGCCAGGAAAATCTGGATTAGGCGCACCTCTAGGATGTTTAGATTCTGCTCGTTATGGAATTGCTTGGGGAGCGATAGGTGCAGCAATGGATTGTTATGATACGGCTTTACGTTATTCAAAAGAACGTATTCAGTTTGACAAACCAATTGGAGCAACGCAGTTACAACAAAAAAAATTAGCTGAAATGATTACAGAAATTACTAAGGCGCAATTATTAACTTGGCGTTTGGGTGTTTTACGTAATGAAGGAAGAGCTACTTCTGCTCAAATTTCAATGGCGAAAAGAAACAACGTTGATATGGCTATTCATATTGCTCGTGAAGCTCGTCAAATGCTTGGAGGTATGGGAATTACTGGAGAATATTCAATCATGCGCCACATGATGAATTTAGAATCGGTAATTACTTATGAAGGAACTCACGATATACATTTACTAATTACAGGTATGGATGTTACTGGTTTCCCTGCATTTAAATAA
- a CDS encoding tRNA1(Val) (adenine(37)-N6)-methyltransferase, with product MPMAFQFKQFSIEQDKCAMKVGTDGVLLGAWATLENNPYSILDVGSGTGLIALMLAQRSYAEQIDALEIDEDAYEQCVENFENSSWSDRLFCYHASFQEFVEEMYEEEKYDLIVSNPPFYTAHYKSENEQRDLARFEDALPFDHLLHGSSLLLSENGVFCVIIPYSEEKNFISIATHFELFPSKITRVKGTPTSEIKRSLIAFSKNQTKTYTDELVIETARHQYTEEYKILTQDFYLKM from the coding sequence ATGCCAATGGCATTTCAATTCAAACAATTTTCTATAGAACAAGACAAATGCGCCATGAAAGTGGGGACTGACGGTGTATTGTTAGGTGCATGGGCAACATTAGAAAACAACCCTTACTCTATATTAGATGTTGGTTCTGGCACAGGATTAATCGCTTTAATGTTAGCACAAAGGAGCTATGCTGAGCAAATCGATGCTTTAGAAATCGATGAAGATGCATACGAACAATGTGTTGAAAATTTCGAAAATTCAAGTTGGAGTGATCGTTTATTTTGCTACCATGCCTCTTTTCAAGAATTTGTAGAAGAAATGTATGAAGAAGAAAAATATGATTTAATTGTTTCTAACCCACCTTTCTACACTGCTCATTATAAATCTGAAAATGAACAACGTGATTTAGCTCGCTTCGAAGACGCATTACCTTTCGATCATTTATTGCATGGTTCTTCATTATTATTAAGTGAAAATGGTGTTTTTTGTGTTATTATCCCTTATTCTGAAGAGAAAAACTTTATTTCAATTGCTACTCACTTTGAATTATTCCCTTCAAAAATTACTCGAGTAAAAGGCACACCAACATCTGAAATTAAAAGAAGCTTAATTGCTTTTTCTAAAAATCAAACTAAAACCTATACTGATGAACTTGTAATTGAAACTGCTCGTCATCAATACACTGAAGAATACAAAATTCTTACACAAGATTTCTACTTAAAAATGTAA
- the rimM gene encoding ribosome maturation factor RimM (Essential for efficient processing of 16S rRNA): protein MRKKDCFYLGKIAKKFSFKGEVLIYLDTDEPEVYENMESVFVELNRNLVPFFIEKSQIHKGDFLRTKFEDIDNEQDADEVIGCEVYLPLSMLPKLEGNKFYYHEIEGFSVEDIRLGNIGKLIRVNESQIQPLFEIEFKDATILVPVIDNFIVEVNRKEKKLILNTPEGLVDLYIN from the coding sequence ATGCGTAAAAAAGATTGTTTTTATTTAGGCAAAATCGCAAAAAAATTCAGTTTTAAGGGTGAAGTACTTATCTATTTAGATACTGACGAACCTGAAGTTTATGAAAATATGGAATCGGTTTTTGTTGAATTAAACAGAAACTTGGTTCCATTTTTTATTGAAAAAAGCCAAATTCACAAAGGCGATTTCTTGAGAACTAAATTTGAAGACATCGACAACGAACAAGATGCTGATGAAGTAATAGGTTGTGAAGTTTATCTTCCGCTTTCGATGTTGCCAAAATTAGAAGGCAATAAATTTTATTACCACGAAATTGAAGGTTTTTCAGTAGAAGATATTCGTCTAGGAAATATCGGAAAACTAATTCGTGTAAACGAAAGTCAAATCCAACCACTTTTTGAAATCGAATTTAAAGATGCCACTATTTTAGTTCCTGTAATTGATAATTTTATTGTTGAAGTAAACCGAAAAGAAAAGAAATTAATTCTAAATACACCAGAAGGTTTAGTTGACCTTTACATAAACTAA
- a CDS encoding 30S ribosomal protein S16: MPVKIRLQRHGKKGKPFFWIVAADSRAKRDGKFLEKLGTYNPNTNPATIDLNLDGAVQWLHNGAQPTDTARAILSYKGALLKHHLDGGVRKGALTQEQADAKLAAWLDEKAGKVDAKKDGLAKSKEDARAKALKAEKEYNEKRAAAKVEEPAAEEVAEETATEEAPAVEENNNEETEA; this comes from the coding sequence ATGCCTGTAAAAATTAGATTACAAAGACACGGTAAAAAAGGCAAACCTTTTTTCTGGATTGTAGCTGCGGATTCACGCGCAAAAAGAGATGGTAAATTCTTAGAAAAATTAGGAACTTACAATCCAAACACTAACCCTGCAACTATCGATTTAAATTTAGATGGTGCTGTACAATGGTTACACAATGGTGCTCAACCTACTGACACTGCAAGAGCAATTTTATCTTACAAAGGTGCTTTATTAAAACACCACTTAGACGGAGGAGTTCGTAAAGGTGCTTTAACTCAAGAACAAGCTGATGCTAAATTAGCTGCTTGGTTAGATGAAAAAGCTGGAAAAGTTGACGCTAAAAAAGATGGTTTAGCAAAATCTAAAGAAGATGCTAGAGCTAAAGCTTTAAAAGCTGAAAAAGAGTACAACGAAAAACGTGCTGCTGCAAAAGTAGAAGAACCAGCTGCTGAAGAAGTTGCTGAGGAAACTGCTACTGAAGAAGCTCCAGCTGTTGAAGAAAACAACAACGAAGAAACTGAAGCATAA
- a CDS encoding DUF6252 family protein → MKKIFGLLSLALILSSCSEEIKNSTPGFQAKKDNVFWRATDASAHVNADGSLTISAYNSSTATEELILNASSANPGTYRLGTTNFSNFAYYYYELAGEGFEYETNTVTGPANDLSNILTQGTNYENNGTASVTGGTGSGAVVAVSVVNGSVSFVTLMNRGAGYNVGDVLTVHGGNDDATFMVNTIYSNGAIQTVELLTGGSSYENVGTGALTDTDGNGSGLRVAINVNNLGRVTSMYMVSRGDGYQAGDLVTILGGDNNATFRILNVQQSSGEIVIESVENGTFTGTFIINAVDMDGNPVTFSEGVFYRIPIR, encoded by the coding sequence ATGAAAAAAATATTTGGCCTACTAAGTTTAGCTTTAATTCTCTCATCTTGTTCAGAGGAAATTAAGAATAGTACTCCAGGATTTCAAGCAAAAAAAGATAATGTCTTTTGGAGAGCAACAGATGCTAGCGCACATGTTAATGCAGATGGTAGCTTGACTATTTCTGCATATAATTCATCAACAGCAACTGAAGAATTAATCTTAAATGCATCAAGTGCTAATCCAGGGACATACCGATTAGGGACTACAAATTTTAGCAACTTTGCATATTATTATTATGAACTTGCTGGAGAAGGATTTGAATATGAAACAAACACTGTAACTGGTCCAGCAAATGATTTGTCAAATATACTTACTCAGGGAACTAATTATGAAAACAATGGTACTGCTAGTGTTACAGGTGGTACAGGTAGCGGGGCGGTTGTCGCTGTTAGTGTAGTTAATGGAAGTGTGAGTTTTGTGACATTAATGAATAGAGGTGCTGGTTATAATGTTGGAGATGTTTTAACTGTTCATGGTGGTAATGATGATGCAACATTTATGGTTAATACAATATATAGTAATGGTGCAATACAAACGGTTGAGCTATTAACTGGAGGTAGTAGTTATGAAAATGTTGGAACTGGAGCTTTAACTGATACAGATGGTAACGGTTCTGGTTTAAGAGTTGCAATAAATGTAAATAATTTAGGTAGAGTAACTTCTATGTATATGGTCTCTAGAGGAGATGGATATCAAGCGGGAGATTTAGTTACTATATTAGGTGGTGATAATAATGCTACATTTAGAATTTTAAATGTTCAGCAAAGTAGTGGAGAAATTGTTATTGAATCAGTTGAAAATGGAACTTTTACTGGTACATTTATTATAAATGCAGTAGATATGGATGGAAATCCTGTTACTTTTTCAGAAGGAGTTTTTTACAGGATTCCGATACGATAA
- the dnaE gene encoding DNA polymerase III subunit alpha has protein sequence MYLIFDTETTGLPKSWSAPITDSDNWPRCIQIAWQLHDEMGNLIEHQDYLVQPEGFNIPYDAERIHGISTELAQEQGISLAEVLEKFNIALSKAKYVVGQNVGFDVNIMGCEFHRLNIATDLTQLPVLDTCTETTAELLKLPGGRGGKFKLPTLTELHQYLFNQPFAEAHNATADVEATTRCFLELIKREVFTKEELDVTPDYFTRFRENNPREIQLIGLKHINLKAASDEIRRKLQKIEGENQQATVSESDKKDLEHAKFAHLHNHSQFSVLQSTISIPDLVTATAKQKMPAVALTDTENMMGAFHFVSAVMNHNKAAKAKNDAAIEAGEEPTEVEIKPIVGCELYVCDNHLDRTKKDNGYQIVFLAKNKKGYHNLAKMTSIAYTDGFYYVPRIDRAIVEKYKEDVMVLSGNLYGEVPSKILNIGENQAEEALLWWKEQFGEDFYLEIMRHNQEDENRVNQTLISFSQKHNVKLIATNNTYYLDKEDANAHDILLCVKDGEKQATPIGRGRGYRYGLPNQEYYYKSEEEMKKLFSDLPDAIINIQEIIDKVETYSLYRDVLLPKYDIPAEFVNTEDAVDGGVRGENAYLRHLTMEGAKKRYGEITPEIQERLDFELLTISNSGYPGYFLIVQDFIAEARKMDVSVGPGRGSAAGSAVAYCLGITNIDPIKYDLLFERFLNPDRVSMPDIDIDFDDEGRSRVMDYVINKYGANQVAQIITYGKMATKSAIRDTARVLDLPLFEADRIAKLIPGMMPSKWNLARFLKEEEAEVKKALRSEEFDRVKELIEIANTEDLAGETIQQAKVLEGSLRNTGIHACGVIITPSDITNYVPVRTAKDSDLYVTQFDNSVAESAGLLKMDFLGLKTLTLIKDTVKLVKYRTGIELDPDNFPIDDKETYELFQRGETVGIFQYESPGMQKYMKELKPTVFGDLIAMNALYRPGPLEYIPSFIRRKNGEEPIAYDLDACEEYLGETYGITVYQEQVMLLSQKLAGFTKGEADVLRKAMGKKQKDVLDKMKPKFVEQASAKGHDATVLEKIWKDWEAFASYAFNKSHSTCYAWIAYQTAYLKAHYPAEYMAAVLSNNMNDIKQVSFFMEECKRMGLKVLGPDVNESYYKFTVNEDYAVRFGMGAIKGVGQGAVDTIVENRKEGKYKSIFDLAKRIDLRAANKKAFENLALAGGFDGFGDTHRAQYFHDEGDGITFLEKAMRYGSKFQENENSAQVSLFGDASEVQIPEPVVPPCDEWSTMEKLAQEKEVVGIYISGHPLDDYKYEMKYFCNTKLEHLNDLNSFIGKNVSVGGIITKVEHRTAKNGKGWGMFTLEGYDESYEFRIFGEEYLKFRHFLIQNNFTFLKFVVKEGWVNAEGKRSDPKIQFLQVQYLQDVLASFAKKLVLQFNITELSENLIQSLFDLFQKEKGDHQVAIEVMELEKVMKQVVSEPSVETIETETDEENIEVEVEPMVTEVEQVQVVTKLSMPSRKMKIKISNELLQELENRQVSFKLN, from the coding sequence ATGTATTTGATTTTTGATACCGAAACTACTGGATTACCTAAGAGCTGGTCGGCGCCTATTACGGATAGCGATAACTGGCCTCGTTGTATACAAATTGCTTGGCAATTGCACGACGAAATGGGAAATCTAATCGAACATCAAGATTATTTAGTACAACCAGAAGGCTTTAATATTCCGTATGATGCAGAACGAATTCACGGTATTTCTACCGAATTAGCTCAAGAACAGGGAATTTCTTTAGCAGAAGTTTTAGAAAAGTTCAACATTGCGTTGTCAAAAGCAAAATATGTTGTTGGACAAAATGTAGGCTTTGATGTCAACATTATGGGTTGTGAATTCCATCGTTTGAATATTGCAACGGATTTGACGCAATTACCTGTTTTAGATACGTGTACCGAAACTACTGCTGAATTATTGAAATTACCTGGTGGTCGAGGAGGGAAATTTAAACTGCCTACATTAACCGAATTACATCAGTATCTTTTTAATCAGCCTTTTGCTGAAGCACATAATGCTACAGCCGATGTAGAAGCAACAACACGTTGCTTTTTAGAATTAATCAAGCGTGAAGTTTTTACAAAAGAAGAGCTCGATGTTACGCCCGATTATTTTACTCGATTTAGAGAAAATAATCCGAGAGAAATTCAATTAATTGGTCTTAAGCATATCAATTTAAAAGCAGCTTCTGATGAAATTAGAAGGAAACTTCAAAAAATTGAAGGTGAAAACCAACAAGCCACTGTTTCTGAATCGGATAAAAAAGATTTAGAACATGCCAAGTTTGCGCATCTCCACAATCATTCCCAATTTTCGGTTTTACAATCTACGATTTCAATTCCCGATTTAGTTACTGCAACAGCAAAACAAAAAATGCCAGCAGTTGCATTAACCGATACTGAAAATATGATGGGCGCATTTCACTTTGTAAGTGCGGTGATGAATCATAATAAAGCGGCAAAAGCTAAAAACGATGCAGCCATTGAGGCGGGTGAAGAACCAACCGAAGTTGAAATTAAGCCAATTGTAGGTTGTGAATTATATGTTTGTGATAATCACTTAGACCGAACTAAAAAAGATAATGGTTACCAAATTGTATTTTTAGCGAAGAATAAAAAAGGCTATCACAACTTGGCAAAAATGACTTCAATTGCCTATACTGATGGTTTTTATTACGTACCAAGAATAGACAGAGCAATCGTAGAGAAATACAAAGAAGATGTAATGGTTTTATCTGGGAATTTATATGGAGAAGTCCCAAGTAAAATTTTAAATATTGGCGAAAATCAAGCTGAAGAAGCTTTGCTTTGGTGGAAAGAACAGTTTGGAGAAGACTTCTATTTGGAAATCATGCGACACAACCAAGAAGATGAAAATCGTGTGAATCAAACATTGATTTCGTTTTCACAAAAGCATAATGTCAAATTAATTGCAACAAACAATACATATTACTTAGATAAAGAAGATGCTAATGCGCACGATATTTTATTGTGTGTAAAAGATGGTGAAAAACAAGCAACGCCAATTGGTCGTGGAAGAGGATATCGTTACGGTTTACCCAACCAAGAATACTATTACAAGTCGGAAGAAGAAATGAAAAAACTTTTTTCTGATTTACCAGATGCAATTATCAATATTCAAGAAATTATTGATAAAGTAGAAACGTATTCGTTGTATCGTGATGTTTTACTTCCAAAATATGATATTCCGGCCGAATTTGTAAATACTGAAGATGCTGTTGATGGTGGAGTAAGAGGTGAAAATGCCTATTTACGTCACCTAACAATGGAAGGTGCAAAGAAACGATATGGAGAAATTACGCCAGAAATTCAAGAACGATTAGATTTCGAATTATTGACGATTTCAAACTCAGGTTATCCAGGTTATTTCTTAATTGTACAAGATTTTATTGCCGAAGCCCGTAAAATGGATGTTTCGGTTGGTCCAGGACGTGGTTCTGCGGCAGGTTCTGCTGTGGCGTATTGTTTAGGAATCACGAATATCGACCCAATTAAGTACGATTTGCTTTTTGAGCGTTTCTTAAATCCTGATCGTGTGTCGATGCCCGATATTGATATCGATTTTGATGATGAAGGTCGAAGCCGAGTAATGGATTATGTAATCAATAAATACGGAGCCAATCAAGTAGCACAAATTATTACCTACGGTAAAATGGCTACCAAGTCTGCTATTCGAGATACGGCACGTGTGCTTGATTTACCATTATTTGAAGCCGATAGAATTGCGAAGTTAATTCCCGGCATGATGCCTTCAAAATGGAATTTAGCTCGATTCTTAAAAGAAGAAGAAGCTGAAGTTAAAAAAGCACTTCGTTCTGAAGAATTTGATAGAGTAAAAGAATTAATCGAAATTGCAAATACAGAAGATTTAGCTGGTGAAACTATTCAGCAGGCGAAGGTTCTAGAAGGCTCGCTTCGTAATACTGGAATTCACGCTTGTGGTGTAATTATAACGCCATCTGATATTACCAATTATGTTCCAGTTAGAACAGCAAAAGATTCTGATTTATATGTAACGCAATTTGACAACTCGGTTGCCGAAAGTGCGGGATTACTAAAAATGGACTTCTTGGGTCTGAAGACTCTAACCTTGATAAAAGATACAGTTAAACTGGTAAAATATCGCACAGGAATTGAACTCGATCCTGATAATTTTCCAATTGACGATAAAGAAACGTATGAATTATTCCAGAGAGGTGAAACGGTTGGTATTTTCCAATACGAGTCACCTGGAATGCAGAAATACATGAAGGAACTAAAGCCTACGGTTTTTGGAGACTTAATTGCGATGAATGCGCTTTATCGACCTGGTCCGTTAGAATATATTCCTTCCTTTATTCGCAGAAAAAACGGCGAAGAGCCTATTGCCTACGATTTAGATGCTTGTGAAGAATATTTAGGTGAAACTTACGGAATCACGGTTTATCAAGAGCAAGTAATGTTACTTTCTCAAAAATTAGCCGGATTTACAAAAGGTGAAGCTGATGTCTTACGTAAAGCGATGGGTAAAAAGCAAAAAGACGTTTTGGATAAAATGAAACCAAAATTTGTCGAACAAGCTTCTGCTAAAGGGCATGATGCAACGGTTTTAGAAAAAATTTGGAAAGACTGGGAAGCATTTGCAAGTTACGCTTTTAATAAATCGCACTCTACTTGTTATGCTTGGATTGCGTATCAAACAGCTTATTTAAAAGCACATTATCCTGCCGAATATATGGCGGCCGTTCTATCCAATAACATGAATGATATTAAGCAAGTTTCATTCTTTATGGAGGAATGTAAACGAATGGGATTAAAAGTTTTGGGTCCAGATGTGAACGAATCGTATTATAAATTTACGGTAAATGAGGATTACGCGGTTCGTTTTGGAATGGGAGCGATTAAGGGAGTTGGACAAGGAGCGGTTGATACCATTGTGGAAAACAGAAAAGAGGGTAAATATAAATCGATTTTTGATTTAGCAAAGCGAATCGATTTACGTGCTGCAAATAAAAAAGCTTTTGAAAACTTAGCATTGGCAGGAGGTTTTGATGGTTTCGGCGATACGCATCGTGCACAATATTTTCATGATGAAGGAGATGGAATTACCTTCTTAGAAAAAGCCATGCGCTATGGTTCTAAATTTCAAGAAAATGAAAATTCTGCTCAAGTAAGCTTGTTTGGAGATGCTTCTGAAGTTCAAATTCCAGAACCTGTAGTTCCACCTTGTGATGAGTGGAGTACTATGGAAAAATTGGCACAAGAGAAAGAAGTTGTAGGAATCTATATTTCGGGTCATCCACTAGATGATTATAAATATGAAATGAAATATTTCTGTAACACCAAATTAGAACATTTAAACGATTTAAATTCTTTTATTGGAAAGAATGTTTCAGTAGGTGGGATCATAACTAAAGTTGAGCATAGAACCGCTAAAAACGGAAAAGGTTGGGGGATGTTTACCTTAGAAGGTTATGACGAAAGTTATGAATTCAGAATTTTCGGTGAAGAATATTTAAAGTTCCGTCATTTCTTAATTCAAAATAATTTTACCTTTTTAAAATTTGTGGTAAAAGAAGGTTGGGTAAATGCCGAAGGAAAACGAAGCGATCCTAAGATTCAGTTTTTACAAGTTCAATATTTACAAGATGTTTTAGCTTCTTTTGCTAAAAAATTAGTGCTTCAATTTAATATTACTGAATTAAGTGAGAATCTAATTCAATCATTGTTTGATTTGTTCCAAAAAGAAAAAGGTGACCATCAAGTTGCTATTGAAGTAATGGAATTAGAAAAAGTAATGAAACAAGTTGTTTCAGAACCTTCGGTTGAAACTATTGAAACAGAAACAGATGAAGAAAATATTGAAGTTGAGGTTGAGCCAATGGTGACTGAAGTTGAACAAGTACAAGTAGTAACAAAATTAAGTATGCCAAGTCGTAAAATGAAGATTAAGATTTCAAACGAGTTGTTACAAGAGCTTGAAAACCGTCAAGTTTCGTTTAAATTGAATTAA
- a CDS encoding peroxiredoxin-like family protein yields MKKFIVILTFLFVGFLNAQVADKPNDVSPLLIGEKIQNTKLFDVEGKLIQTDDVLNQKTVLIVYRGGWCPYCNSQLADIQEIESEIVKLGYTIIAVSPDAPEFLKETQIDKKLHYNLYSDSEGLFMKELGIAFKAPEKYGKMLGKYSENKNTKFLPVPTVYVLNKNREIEFLYINPDYKFRLKGEVLMGVLKALN; encoded by the coding sequence ATGAAGAAGTTTATAGTAATACTTACGTTTTTATTTGTAGGTTTTTTAAATGCTCAAGTGGCTGATAAGCCTAATGATGTTTCTCCATTACTAATTGGGGAAAAAATTCAAAACACAAAATTGTTTGATGTAGAAGGGAAATTAATTCAAACGGATGATGTGTTGAATCAAAAGACAGTTTTAATTGTTTACAGAGGAGGTTGGTGCCCATATTGTAATTCACAATTAGCAGATATTCAAGAAATTGAGTCAGAAATTGTAAAATTAGGTTATACAATAATTGCAGTTAGTCCTGATGCTCCAGAGTTTTTAAAAGAAACTCAAATCGATAAAAAATTGCATTATAACTTGTATTCAGATAGTGAAGGTTTATTCATGAAAGAATTAGGTATAGCTTTTAAAGCACCTGAAAAATATGGTAAAATGCTTGGTAAATATTCTGAAAACAAAAACACTAAGTTTTTACCTGTTCCAACGGTTTATGTTTTAAATAAAAATAGAGAAATTGAATTTTTATACATTAATCCTGATTATAAGTTCAGACTTAAAGGAGAAGTTTTAATGGGAGTGTTAAAAGCGTTAAATTAA
- the trxA gene encoding thioredoxin, with protein MALAITDATFEDVVLKSDKPVVVDFWAAWCGPCRMVGPVIDEISSEYEGKAVVGKVDVDANQEFAAKYGVRNIPTVLVFQNGEVVGRQVGVAPKKTYTDAIDALL; from the coding sequence ATGGCATTAGCAATAACAGATGCTACTTTTGAAGATGTAGTATTAAAATCAGATAAACCTGTAGTAGTAGATTTTTGGGCAGCTTGGTGTGGTCCATGTAGAATGGTTGGTCCAGTTATCGACGAAATTTCTTCAGAATATGAAGGAAAAGCAGTTGTTGGTAAAGTAGACGTAGATGCGAACCAAGAATTTGCTGCAAAATACGGAGTTCGTAACATTCCTACAGTATTAGTTTTTCAAAACGGAGAAGTAGTAGGACGCCAAGTAGGTGTTGCGCCTAAAAAGACTTATACAGATGCAATTGACGCATTATTGTAA
- a CDS encoding DUF58 domain-containing protein, with protein sequence MNLYSQIEKISSFQHLELLANQIVEGFISGMHKSPFHGFSAEFAEHKIYNQGESTKHIDWKLFAKTDRLYTKRFEEETNLRCHLIIDNSSSMHYPELKTEQQFYENKIGFSVLASACLMNLLKKQRDAVGLSLYSDEYEYYAPEKGSNRHHRMILDKLEETLQNYKKSKQTDTVTFLHQIAENIHRRSMVILFTDMFQRDNEDAIFKALQHLKHNKHKVVVFHVYDKKTEFSFDFDASPKKFIDVETGETINLFAENLKEDYEKLVSAYFEKIKTKCLQYRIQYVPVETSKNFEKILLTYLTEKQKFG encoded by the coding sequence ATGAATTTATATTCTCAAATTGAAAAAATATCGAGTTTTCAGCATTTAGAACTTTTGGCAAACCAAATTGTTGAAGGTTTTATTTCGGGAATGCACAAATCGCCTTTTCACGGATTTTCTGCCGAATTTGCCGAACATAAAATTTACAATCAAGGAGAAAGTACAAAACATATCGATTGGAAGCTTTTTGCGAAAACTGATAGATTGTACACGAAACGATTTGAGGAAGAAACCAATTTACGTTGCCATTTAATTATCGATAATTCTTCTTCGATGCATTATCCTGAATTAAAGACAGAACAGCAATTTTACGAGAATAAAATAGGTTTTTCAGTATTGGCTTCGGCTTGTTTGATGAATTTGCTTAAAAAACAGCGTGATGCAGTTGGTTTGAGTTTATACTCCGACGAATACGAATATTATGCTCCTGAAAAAGGTAGTAATCGCCATCATCGCATGATTTTGGACAAGTTGGAAGAAACTCTTCAAAATTATAAAAAATCTAAACAAACCGACACAGTAACTTTTCTACATCAAATAGCAGAAAATATTCATCGTCGATCTATGGTGATTTTGTTTACCGATATGTTTCAGCGCGATAATGAAGATGCTATTTTTAAAGCGTTACAGCATTTAAAACATAACAAGCATAAAGTTGTAGTTTTTCATGTCTATGATAAAAAAACAGAGTTTTCATTTGATTTTGACGCTTCGCCAAAGAAATTTATCGATGTAGAAACCGGAGAAACTATTAATTTGTTTGCTGAAAACTTAAAAGAAGATTATGAAAAACTAGTTTCAGCTTATTTTGAAAAGATAAAAACAAAGTGTTTACAATACAGAATTCAATATGTGCCAGTTGAAACGAGTAAAAATTTTGAAAAAATTTTATTGACGTATTTGACTGAAAAACAAAAGTTTGGATAA